The following proteins are co-located in the Pedobacter sp. FW305-3-2-15-E-R2A2 genome:
- a CDS encoding TonB-dependent receptor, translating to MEKQQLFKTKGIWVLMAVMLLFLQENIAAVNPRMLKPGVQRNVADIVVKGTVKDSQGPLPGVTVTLKSDPGRGTSTDGNGNFSISVPEDGVLVFKMLSYTVQEVPVNKQASINVTLTVSSNDLEEVVVVAYGTQKKASMTGAVATISPKTLANRPVTSVQNALQGITPGLTILQRPGDVGRTSDGTSNNTGAVSIRGRSSLTAGSSPLYIIDGIPASAQEFATLNSNDIASMSVLKDASSAALYGSRAANGVIMVTTKRGSGEKTTIQFNANYGLQAATRLPEYVNSGDYATLYNEAAVNAGGAALYTADQIALFRNGSQPDLYPNTNWYKEVLREVAPQSDLNLNINSPGKITSSYLGLSYLTQESLIPGKSQNRIVGKLNTESKVIADLLKVGTNISFIKQDFSRDGAAMSWTELNRALPITVARQSNGDWGSISNGGQAVPNVAGNNQLRKLAEGGSAWDKDNYLQTAINASLTPLKGLSINGLASLKYYNSNSWEFTSTLSPVNDFLTGAPMESTALKINNMKEYWRKRQELLIQGTVDYERTFGQHFGKLTVGASEENNVTRNAFVGRKNFPNNDMTTVGSGSSNPEDMNTDDDGQANRSGQQEWAIRSFFGRFNYVFNGKYLFEANTRIDYSSRFREDIRRGIFPSFSAGWNVSKEDFMQHISWVDNLKLRGSWGSLGNQGVVPIGNYYSMLETGYAYSFEGNAQGGTSQNKIPNPLATWERVYMTDFGVDATFFKGKLDLVADYYIKDTKDLLMRVPTLLTIGVETSGTKTGLPLVNAGSTRNKGFELGLTYNDKIGEDFQFSVGGNFSVIKNSITKLGNGEEFIDGKFIQRIGQSIGSFYGYEADGLFKDAADVANHVFQTPNTKPGDIKYKDLNGDGVWDSRDRTVIGNDVPWFNYGFNLSASYKGFDLNVLTYGVGKVKAYLSEEAAFPFFNGAGVKKGWENRWTTENPDPNADFPRILNSGDGKHNYNEISSFWLFNASYFRVRGITLGYTLPQNFVKKMGMTNLRVYGTANNPFTFTADKRLNDFDPEMVSGRGGYPGIKTWSFGLSAAF from the coding sequence ATGGAAAAACAACAACTTTTTAAGACTAAAGGGATCTGGGTTTTAATGGCAGTGATGCTCCTGTTTTTGCAGGAAAACATCGCTGCGGTTAACCCCCGGATGCTAAAACCTGGTGTGCAGCGTAATGTGGCTGATATCGTGGTGAAAGGAACTGTTAAAGACAGTCAGGGGCCGTTGCCAGGTGTAACGGTGACTTTAAAATCAGATCCGGGCCGCGGAACCAGTACAGACGGCAACGGAAATTTTTCGATCAGCGTACCTGAAGATGGTGTGCTGGTATTTAAAATGCTAAGCTACACGGTTCAGGAAGTTCCAGTAAATAAACAGGCTTCGATCAACGTCACCCTAACTGTTTCCAGTAATGACCTGGAAGAAGTGGTCGTGGTAGCCTATGGTACCCAGAAAAAAGCAAGTATGACCGGGGCTGTAGCCACGATCAGTCCAAAAACATTGGCCAACAGGCCGGTAACTTCGGTACAGAATGCCTTACAGGGAATCACTCCCGGACTAACTATCTTACAACGTCCCGGCGATGTTGGACGTACCTCCGACGGAACATCAAACAATACCGGAGCGGTATCTATCCGCGGAAGAAGCAGTCTTACTGCAGGATCAAGTCCTTTATATATCATTGATGGAATTCCGGCTTCTGCACAGGAATTTGCAACACTGAATTCAAATGATATTGCCAGTATGTCTGTGTTGAAAGATGCATCATCAGCTGCGCTGTATGGTTCCAGAGCCGCAAATGGGGTAATCATGGTGACCACCAAAAGAGGAAGTGGCGAAAAGACAACCATTCAGTTCAATGCGAATTATGGATTGCAGGCGGCTACCCGTTTACCGGAATATGTCAATTCAGGGGACTATGCAACGCTTTATAATGAAGCAGCGGTCAATGCAGGAGGAGCAGCACTATATACTGCTGATCAGATCGCTTTGTTCAGGAATGGTTCACAACCAGATCTTTATCCAAATACAAACTGGTATAAGGAAGTTTTACGGGAAGTAGCTCCACAAAGTGATCTCAACTTAAACATCAACTCTCCGGGTAAAATTACGAGTAGTTATTTAGGACTTTCCTATCTGACTCAGGAATCTTTGATTCCGGGAAAAAGCCAAAACAGGATCGTAGGTAAATTAAATACCGAAAGTAAAGTGATTGCAGACTTGTTAAAAGTGGGAACAAATATCTCCTTTATCAAGCAGGATTTTAGCCGTGATGGAGCCGCAATGTCATGGACCGAGTTAAACCGCGCTTTGCCGATTACGGTTGCCCGTCAGTCTAATGGAGATTGGGGATCGATCAGTAACGGCGGCCAGGCAGTGCCTAACGTTGCCGGGAATAACCAATTGAGGAAACTGGCAGAAGGTGGAAGTGCCTGGGATAAAGATAATTATTTACAAACAGCGATTAATGCAAGCCTGACGCCACTGAAAGGGCTCTCTATAAACGGATTGGCTTCATTGAAATATTACAACTCCAATTCCTGGGAATTTACAAGTACGCTGTCGCCGGTGAATGATTTTCTTACTGGCGCGCCCATGGAATCGACCGCCTTGAAAATCAACAATATGAAGGAATACTGGCGTAAGAGACAGGAACTCCTGATTCAGGGAACAGTGGATTATGAACGTACCTTCGGACAGCATTTTGGTAAGTTAACCGTAGGTGCGAGTGAGGAAAATAACGTAACCAGGAATGCTTTTGTTGGAAGAAAAAACTTCCCGAACAATGACATGACCACGGTTGGAAGTGGTTCCTCTAATCCGGAAGATATGAATACGGATGATGATGGTCAGGCCAATCGCTCTGGTCAGCAGGAATGGGCCATTCGTTCCTTCTTCGGACGCTTTAATTACGTGTTTAATGGTAAATATCTGTTCGAAGCAAATACCAGGATCGACTATTCTTCCCGTTTCCGTGAGGATATCCGCAGGGGGATATTTCCTTCCTTCTCGGCAGGATGGAACGTCTCTAAAGAGGATTTTATGCAGCATATCAGTTGGGTAGATAACCTGAAACTGAGGGGTTCATGGGGATCTCTTGGAAATCAGGGAGTTGTTCCGATAGGTAATTATTACAGTATGCTGGAAACAGGTTATGCTTATAGTTTTGAAGGCAATGCCCAGGGTGGCACCTCCCAGAATAAAATACCAAATCCTTTGGCAACATGGGAAAGGGTATACATGACCGATTTTGGAGTGGATGCGACCTTTTTCAAAGGAAAACTAGACCTGGTAGCAGACTATTACATTAAAGATACTAAAGACCTGTTAATGCGTGTTCCAACCTTGTTAACGATTGGAGTAGAAACCAGCGGAACAAAAACAGGCTTGCCTTTGGTTAACGCGGGTTCTACCAGAAATAAAGGTTTTGAACTGGGCTTGACTTACAACGATAAAATTGGCGAAGATTTTCAATTTAGTGTCGGCGGAAACTTTTCTGTGATCAAAAACTCAATTACCAAACTGGGTAACGGAGAAGAATTTATTGATGGTAAATTCATTCAGAGAATAGGTCAGTCTATCGGTTCTTTCTACGGTTATGAAGCGGATGGCTTGTTCAAAGATGCAGCGGATGTGGCGAATCATGTTTTTCAGACGCCAAATACCAAACCTGGTGATATCAAATACAAAGATTTAAATGGCGATGGTGTTTGGGATTCCAGAGACCGTACCGTGATAGGAAATGATGTTCCATGGTTCAACTATGGCTTTAACCTTAGTGCAAGTTATAAAGGTTTCGACCTGAATGTGCTGACTTATGGGGTTGGAAAAGTGAAAGCTTACCTTTCTGAAGAAGCGGCATTTCCGTTCTTTAACGGAGCTGGGGTAAAGAAAGGTTGGGAAAACCGCTGGACAACAGAAAATCCAGATCCTAATGCAGACTTCCCACGCATTTTAAACTCCGGTGATGGGAAACACAACTACAATGAAATCTCTTCTTTCTGGTTGTTTAACGCATCTTATTTTAGGGTGAGAGGCATCACACTGGGCTATACCTTACCGCAGAATTTTGTTAAAAAGATGGGCATGACCAATCTTCGTGTATATGGAACTGCAAATAACCCATTCACCTTTACTGCAGATAAGCGTTTGAATGATTTTGATCCCGAAATGGTGTCTGGTCGTGGAGGTTATCCGGGAATTAAAACCTGGTCATTTGGTTTAAGTGCCGCTTTTTAA
- a CDS encoding RagB/SusD family nutrient uptake outer membrane protein gives MNKKSSIYILTAALTFTSLSACQKDFLERPPLDQVSEVTFWKTEKDVYETVMGVYEKLPGDNMVYDDGSTDNAHVQNAWEGPASSTSAGTISSTEDAGWYYIDIRRANYFLENANKVKVIAPELLKRYEAEVRFLRAFSYFRLMSLFGDVPLITKTLAIEEENVPRTPKKEVLAFVLQELDAVAKILPASYAGGKPNEKGRITKGAALALKMRAHLYEGDWKPAADAAAEVMTLGYDLFTTTAEEPSDAKDDYTKWVDFADATDQEKFRKGLRSYERLFRQVNEGNKEVILNREQIMQKDENSFNTYLPPATLGGWSSITPTQSMVDSYSNYKNGEAVVPVDPAQRAAWYASDKVAFANEYKNRDPRFYASILFDGAPWNAMSKTAFTFTWKQGNNMSKTGYNFRKLVDPIAYEGQIGNHANVILIRYAEVLLSYAEAKNELTGPDATVYDALDKIRTRAGMPVIDRSKYASQAALRAVIRSERRVELALEGQRYMDIRRWKIAPEVMKSIKNVINQQVQERVWTDKLYLMPVPQSQIDLSKGVLTQTPGYSK, from the coding sequence ATGAATAAGAAATCATCAATATATATACTTACAGCGGCATTGACTTTTACGTCTTTGTCTGCCTGTCAAAAAGATTTTCTGGAGCGTCCTCCGCTGGATCAGGTTTCTGAAGTTACTTTCTGGAAAACTGAAAAGGATGTTTATGAAACGGTTATGGGAGTCTATGAGAAGCTGCCGGGTGATAACATGGTTTACGACGATGGTTCAACTGATAATGCACATGTCCAGAACGCATGGGAGGGCCCGGCAAGCAGCACTTCTGCCGGAACGATCTCTTCAACTGAAGATGCAGGTTGGTATTATATTGATATCCGCCGGGCGAATTATTTCCTTGAAAATGCAAATAAGGTAAAAGTGATCGCTCCTGAGCTGCTGAAAAGATATGAGGCAGAAGTACGTTTCCTGCGCGCTTTTTCTTATTTCAGGCTGATGAGCTTGTTTGGAGATGTGCCTTTAATCACAAAAACATTGGCTATCGAAGAAGAAAATGTACCCAGAACACCGAAAAAAGAGGTGCTTGCTTTTGTTTTGCAGGAACTGGATGCCGTAGCTAAAATTTTGCCTGCATCATATGCCGGTGGAAAGCCCAATGAAAAAGGCAGAATTACCAAAGGCGCAGCATTGGCATTGAAAATGCGTGCCCATCTATATGAAGGGGATTGGAAGCCGGCAGCTGATGCCGCTGCTGAAGTGATGACGCTGGGTTACGATCTGTTTACCACGACTGCTGAAGAACCTTCGGATGCTAAGGACGACTATACGAAATGGGTGGACTTTGCTGATGCCACTGATCAGGAAAAATTCCGTAAGGGATTAAGAAGCTATGAGCGTCTTTTCCGTCAGGTAAATGAAGGCAATAAAGAGGTGATCCTTAACCGGGAGCAAATCATGCAAAAGGATGAAAATTCTTTCAATACTTATTTGCCGCCGGCAACACTGGGTGGTTGGAGTTCAATTACGCCAACACAGTCGATGGTAGATAGTTATAGCAATTACAAAAATGGTGAAGCGGTTGTTCCTGTAGATCCTGCTCAGCGGGCAGCCTGGTATGCTTCAGATAAAGTTGCATTTGCCAATGAGTATAAAAACAGAGATCCCCGTTTTTATGCAAGTATCTTATTTGATGGTGCACCATGGAATGCGATGAGCAAAACTGCGTTTACTTTCACCTGGAAACAAGGAAATAACATGTCAAAAACAGGTTATAATTTCCGTAAACTGGTTGACCCGATTGCCTACGAAGGCCAGATCGGAAACCATGCCAATGTAATTTTGATCAGATATGCAGAAGTCTTACTGAGTTATGCTGAGGCAAAGAACGAGCTGACAGGACCAGATGCAACCGTATATGATGCCCTGGATAAGATCAGAACACGGGCAGGCATGCCGGTTATAGACCGCTCTAAATACGCTTCACAAGCTGCTCTGAGAGCAGTGATCAGAAGCGAACGTAGGGTAGAGCTTGCACTGGAAGGACAACGGTATATGGACATTCGCAGGTGGAAAATTGCACCTGAGGTGATGAAATCTATTAAAAATGTAATCAATCAGCAGGTTCAGGAAAGGGTATGGACAGATAAACTGTACCTGATGCCGGTTCCTCAGAGTCAGATTGACTTATCAAAAGGGGTATTGACACAAACACCAGGATACAGCAAATAG
- a CDS encoding helix-turn-helix transcriptional regulator has product MALLYGPLLYFLYLTAIEKQITAKAVLVHTIPFLFLTLLYLTLTYGLPEESGNWHSRRLMINSFHHLSVSLSLVFYAFFTGYKMKVKSPVAPEKDRLISQIIIIEGAWAFIVALLAIDSFWIKLEFAFNPLALLYGSQVMASGLLFRYLLLQKEPSQPDQENLLHSRYAKSSLEEETLKAYEHKLHSHLQTSKIYLKPALSLELLAKETEIPKHHFSQLLNVYLGKSFYQVIADYRIAHALALLEEAGAQFTIESLAYECGFNSKTSFNRYFKEKTGFTPSDYRELKNTGVLG; this is encoded by the coding sequence ATGGCCCTCCTGTACGGACCGCTATTGTATTTTCTATATCTCACAGCGATAGAAAAGCAGATCACTGCGAAGGCAGTTTTAGTCCATACCATTCCTTTCCTCTTTTTAACCTTGTTGTATCTGACCTTGACTTACGGCCTGCCGGAAGAAAGTGGGAACTGGCACAGCCGAAGGTTGATGATCAATTCTTTTCATCACCTCAGTGTATCACTTTCTCTAGTTTTTTATGCGTTTTTTACCGGGTATAAAATGAAGGTAAAATCACCTGTTGCTCCTGAAAAAGATCGTTTGATTAGCCAGATTATCATTATTGAAGGAGCCTGGGCATTCATTGTCGCTTTGCTGGCGATCGATTCCTTTTGGATAAAGCTAGAATTTGCATTTAATCCTTTGGCATTGCTGTATGGAAGCCAGGTCATGGCGTCCGGACTTTTATTTCGCTACCTCTTGTTACAAAAAGAGCCTTCGCAGCCTGATCAGGAGAACCTGCTGCATTCCCGCTACGCCAAATCAAGCCTGGAAGAAGAAACGTTAAAAGCATATGAGCATAAACTGCACAGTCACCTCCAAACTTCAAAGATTTATCTTAAACCTGCACTGTCTTTAGAGTTGTTGGCAAAGGAGACAGAGATCCCGAAGCATCATTTCTCTCAGTTGCTCAATGTCTACCTCGGAAAGAGCTTTTATCAGGTGATTGCAGACTATCGGATTGCTCATGCACTAGCGCTTCTGGAGGAGGCAGGCGCTCAGTTTACCATAGAATCGCTGGCCTATGAATGTGGATTTAATTCGAAAACGTCATTCAACAGGTATTTTAAAGAGAAAACCGGGTTTACACCTTCTGATTATCGCGAACTGAAAAATACGGGAGTACTGGGTTAA
- a CDS encoding helix-turn-helix domain-containing protein yields the protein MVKYVLCCILILTLVTLYLGYKRNSHGLFQQIMNLHVVSILLNVIYFFAAEQLSLERDFLLYLPFAFLYGPVLYFAAQAISDKKLSPWKIAAHLTPFLLGIVFYVFRCLYPVWLDAAWLRHTHHTVKTLMLLFYALYILFFNHLNNKGGHHAQRKLIQRLGFLTLIGSVIYVVFAYSNIVYGNSGNSEDASPVSRFLYLILLIAVLLVFRYTINGFLSAGAEGDSAVLEPKEGEVKRYQKSALSDAILDHYEQTLYALMIQQRVFLDPELSLQTLARALKIPKHHLTQLLSVRMGENFYHYVNRFRIDYACKLINQSVIDLTLEELAYKSGFNSKTSFNRYFKKQVGCTPSEYRNL from the coding sequence ATGGTGAAATACGTTCTCTGCTGCATTCTTATTTTAACGTTGGTGACGTTATATCTCGGCTATAAAAGAAATAGTCATGGTCTTTTTCAGCAAATCATGAACCTTCATGTGGTAAGTATCCTTCTCAACGTTATTTACTTCTTTGCCGCTGAACAGCTTTCCTTAGAAAGGGACTTTTTACTCTATTTACCCTTTGCCTTTCTTTATGGTCCGGTCTTGTACTTTGCTGCACAAGCAATATCCGATAAGAAACTCAGTCCCTGGAAAATAGCGGCTCATTTGACTCCTTTCCTGTTGGGGATTGTTTTTTATGTATTTCGGTGCCTCTATCCGGTATGGCTCGATGCGGCTTGGCTAAGGCACACTCACCACACAGTAAAAACCCTGATGTTGCTTTTTTATGCACTGTATATTCTCTTTTTTAATCATCTGAACAACAAAGGAGGGCATCATGCACAACGGAAACTGATTCAGAGGTTGGGTTTTCTAACGCTCATTGGCTCCGTGATTTATGTTGTTTTCGCTTACAGTAACATCGTTTATGGAAATAGTGGAAATAGTGAAGATGCTTCGCCGGTGAGCAGATTCCTTTACCTTATTTTACTGATCGCAGTGCTGCTCGTTTTTCGCTATACGATCAATGGCTTCCTGTCGGCAGGGGCAGAGGGTGACAGCGCAGTGCTGGAGCCTAAAGAAGGAGAAGTTAAACGTTATCAAAAAAGCGCGCTTTCCGATGCGATTTTGGATCACTATGAACAAACACTGTATGCCCTTATGATCCAGCAGAGGGTTTTTCTGGATCCGGAGTTGTCCTTGCAAACACTTGCCAGAGCGCTTAAAATTCCTAAACATCACCTGACTCAGCTGTTGAGTGTCAGGATGGGCGAAAATTTTTATCATTATGTCAATCGTTTTCGGATTGACTATGCCTGTAAACTTATCAATCAATCCGTAATAGACCTGACTCTGGAAGAACTTGCCTATAAAAGCGGGTTCAATTCTAAAACTTCCTTTAACAGATATTTTAAAAAACAGGTGGGTTGTACCCCCTCTGAATACCGTAACCTTTAG